One genomic window of Vidua macroura isolate BioBank_ID:100142 chromosome 16, ASM2450914v1, whole genome shotgun sequence includes the following:
- the LOC128815386 gene encoding galanin receptor type 1-like — protein MDSSPPEPGPPPDPLQLWQEENQTQGGLWNGSQELGWEELEKMLFLFAKEPVTISLTVMYLLSFVVGFVGNIMSIRVLTRKRRSRVSSLSATRSLLINLAVCDLMVVCICMPITVGNLIYKAWVYGDFLCRAVPFIQAVSVSASVLSLTVISVNRYYSVHNPLNARSFFTQKRILSTILVVWLLSSGICMPLIFMNKRDEIGVVEGLPLVFSICREIWPQERLKQAYNFLLFCALYCLPVLFNMVICFLTVRRLWSRSSRLKESSALNRSLPASRLKIRRKVAQMVVALVLLFAISWLPVYLMDIWIDFNIPKSLQDVTPSPWILQLRPFAQWLGLTNSSLNPICYCFVGNLYRSAKEMKSKYHQRMVSLFNFSLSEGTTHSSVPELLSYRSSVEPARKGPSTTPSMDRRCQGSHGHKNKCGHLNSCQHPPLNTVSSENTSL, from the coding sequence ATGGATTCGTCTCCCCCAGAACCCGGGCCTCCCCCTgaccctctgcagctctggcaggaggAGAACCAGACCCAAGGCGGGCTCTGGAAcggcagccaggagctggggtgggaagagctggagaagATGCTCTTCCTCTTTGCAAAGGAGCCTGTCACCATCAGCCTCACAGTGATGTACTTGCTGTCCTTTGTGGTGGGCTTCGTGGGCAACATCATGTCCATCAGGGTGCTGACCCGCAAGCGCCGGAGCCGGGTGTCCAGCCTGAGCGCCACCCGCAGCCTCCTGATCAACCTGGCGGTGTGTGACCTCATGGTGGTGTGCATCTGCATGCCCATCACCGTGGGCAACCTCATCTACAAAGCCTGGGTCTACGGGGACTTCCTCTGCCGGGCAGTGCCCTTCATCCAGGCTGTTTCTGTCTCCGCCAGCGTCCTCAGCCTGACTGTCATCAGCGTGAACCGGTACTACAGCGTGCACAACCCGCTCAACGCCCGCTCTTTCTTCACCCAGAAGAGGATCCTCAGCACCATCCTGGTGGTGTGGTTGTTGTCCTCAGGGATATGCATGCCCCTCATCTTCATGAACAAACGGGATGAGATCGGGGTGGTGGAGGGCTTGCCCCTGGTGTTTTCCATCTGCAGGGAGATCTGGCCTCAGGAGAGGCTCAAGCAAGCCTACAACTTTCTGCTCTTCTGTGCCCTGTACTGCCTGCCCGTCCTGTTCAACATGGTCATCTGCTTCCTCACGGTGCGCCGGCTGTGGAGCCGCAGCAGCCGGCTGAAGGAGAGCTCTGCCCTGAACCGATCCCTGCCGGCCTCCAGGCTGAAGATCCGCAGGAAGGTGGCACAGATGGTGGTGGCCCTGGTCCTGCTGTTCGCGATCTCTTGGCTGCCCGTTTACCTGATGGACATCTGGATTGATTTCAACATCCCCAAATCTTTGCAGGATGTGACTCCTTCTCCTTGGATCCTGCAGCTCAGACCTTTTGCCCAGTGGCTTGGCCTCACCAATTCCAGCCTCAACCCAATATGTTATTGCTTCGTTGGGAACCTCTACAGATCAGCCAAGGAAATGAAGAGCAAATACCACCAAAGGATGGTCTCTCTCTTTAACTTCTCTCTGTCTGAAGGGACAACTCATTCCTcagtcccagagctgctctcttaCCGGAGTTCAGTGGAGCCTGCAAGGAAAGGACCCTCCACCACCCCCTCCATGGACAGGAGATGTCAGGGAAGCCATGGCCATAAGAACAAGTGTGGACACTTGAACTCCTGCCAGCATCCACCTCTGAACACTGTCTCCAGTGAGAACACTTCCTTGTAA